Proteins found in one Candidatus Eisenbacteria bacterium genomic segment:
- a CDS encoding autotransporter assembly complex family protein has product MRRLPWALALLLFASPPAGAATPSVKVEVLGVEGALEKNVRASLSINDKDRRKDATEAELRHLHSRAEEEIRRSLQPYGYYRPFVRSELVTEKRWIARYEIEPGPPVIIDSLTVQVTGEGAANPKFQEIARSFPLRRGDVLLHPEYERGKVALESYAAEGGYLDARFTTSRITVDLARYAAAVVLRFDTGPRHYFGEVTFDHDVLKPHLLRRYPNFQAGEPFDFRKLLDLQTDLSATGYFTRVEVKQAEEDAAHRIVPIDVSLSPARKVRLTGGVGYGTDDGLRLRGLVELRRTNRQGHRAQLEGVWGQLEKKAGVQYFIPWPNPRTDVATFSTSYHDFEIQAIDTRIFQTGASASRLLGKWRATPALSYRRENYRVGVDEGIVKTLIPEGTWSRVRSDDPLQTWWGDRVSLNVRGAHERVVSDVSFLQGRLDGKLIQSFGDRGRGIARFEVGATKTGDFRELPASLRFFTGGANSVRGYGYNTLGPRDVNGDVIGGPYLLVGSLEAEHRFLPRWGAAVFFDMGNAVNSFGDTLQRGAGVGARWVSPAGLVRVDFGWGLDRERTPLTVHISLGPEL; this is encoded by the coding sequence ATGCGCCGACTACCGTGGGCCCTGGCCCTTCTTCTCTTCGCTTCGCCGCCGGCAGGAGCCGCCACCCCTTCCGTGAAGGTGGAGGTGCTCGGGGTCGAGGGCGCCCTCGAGAAGAACGTCCGCGCCTCGCTCAGCATCAACGACAAGGATCGCCGCAAGGACGCCACCGAGGCCGAGCTTCGCCATCTCCACTCCCGCGCGGAGGAGGAGATCCGGCGGTCCCTCCAGCCGTACGGCTACTACCGTCCGTTCGTTCGCTCCGAGCTCGTGACCGAGAAGCGCTGGATCGCGCGGTACGAGATCGAGCCGGGTCCGCCCGTCATCATCGATTCCCTCACGGTTCAGGTGACGGGCGAAGGCGCCGCGAACCCGAAGTTCCAGGAGATCGCCCGGTCGTTCCCGCTCCGGCGCGGCGACGTGCTACTCCATCCCGAGTACGAGCGGGGCAAGGTCGCCCTCGAGAGCTACGCCGCCGAGGGAGGCTATCTCGACGCGCGGTTCACGACGAGCCGCATCACCGTGGATCTCGCGCGCTACGCCGCGGCGGTCGTGCTCCGGTTCGACACCGGCCCGCGCCACTACTTCGGTGAAGTGACGTTCGACCACGACGTGCTGAAGCCGCACCTGCTCCGGCGCTATCCCAACTTCCAGGCGGGAGAGCCGTTCGACTTCCGGAAGCTGCTCGATCTCCAGACGGATCTGAGCGCCACGGGGTACTTCACGAGGGTCGAGGTGAAGCAGGCGGAGGAGGACGCCGCGCACCGGATCGTCCCGATCGACGTGAGCCTCTCCCCGGCGCGGAAGGTGCGCCTGACGGGAGGCGTGGGATACGGCACGGACGACGGGCTTCGCCTGCGGGGTCTCGTCGAGCTGCGGCGCACGAATCGGCAGGGACACCGCGCGCAGCTCGAGGGGGTGTGGGGCCAGCTCGAGAAGAAGGCGGGGGTGCAGTACTTCATCCCCTGGCCCAACCCGCGCACCGACGTCGCGACCTTCTCCACGAGCTATCACGACTTCGAGATCCAGGCCATCGACACCCGGATCTTCCAGACGGGAGCGAGCGCGAGCCGGCTGCTCGGGAAGTGGCGCGCGACCCCGGCCCTCTCGTACCGGCGGGAGAACTACCGGGTCGGCGTGGACGAGGGCATCGTGAAGACGCTGATCCCGGAAGGAACCTGGAGCCGCGTGCGCTCCGACGATCCGCTCCAGACGTGGTGGGGGGACCGTGTCTCCCTGAACGTGCGCGGAGCGCATGAACGCGTCGTCTCGGACGTATCGTTCCTGCAGGGGCGTCTCGACGGAAAGCTCATCCAGTCGTTCGGGGATCGCGGCCGCGGCATCGCGCGGTTCGAGGTGGGCGCGACGAAGACAGGGGACTTCCGGGAGCTTCCCGCCTCGCTCCGCTTCTTCACCGGCGGCGCGAACAGCGTCCGCGGGTACGGCTACAACACCCTCGGGCCGCGCGACGTCAACGGCGACGTGATCGGGGGACCGTATCTCCTCGTCGGAAGCCTCGAGGCGGAACACCGGTTCCTGCCGCGCTGGGGTGCCGCCGTGTTCTTCGACATGGGAAACGCCGTGAACTCGTTCGGCGATACGCTGCAGCGCGGCGCCGGCGTGGGCGCGCGGTGGGTGTCTCCCGCGGGTCTCGTCCGGGTCGACTTCGGATGGGGTCTGGATCGTGAGCGCACGCCGCTCACCGTTCACATCTCCCTGGGACCCGAGCTATGA